The DNA segment aACTAAGGATTATtataagtaaatatttttatattcgaACTATTTAGttgattaaatatataaatacatacataaatacaaatatatatatatatatattatttcttctcataattttcttcattagTAGGAACTCCATAAGAGATGTTTTCCAAATACATTATTAAAGCTGCCACAGTGAGCATTCCATTCTTCTTACTCGGATCTTTTTGTTCTGCCTCTGGAGACTGAACTCATGAACTCACACACCATCTTCATCAGGTACTATGTTTGTTAAGGAAGGTGATGACTAGTTGATTCACCTCCTCTGGAAATTGTTCCTGGACAAAATGGTTTCCTTCTTCATGGAAAATGATCTCCAAATTGGGCATAAACTCCTTTACTTTCTCGCTCCTAATGTATTCCTCCATCCCCGGGAATTTTAGAACATAGTCCTTCTCACCCATGATAAGCATCCCTGGAGCTGTAATTTTCGGATCCTTCACACCGCAATCTATACCCAAAGTCCTGCATGGAACCAGCAATAAGTCATAGATTGATTTCAGGATGTATTTTGCCAAGCAACTTCAAAGGAATTCAGTACCATTCCAGGTGTTTTAGGCCACAAGTATGTAATTTCTTCAAGGAAAGTTCCCTTCTTACCTGTATGGAACCTGTAATGGAGTCCGAAACCCAGAATTCTCGTATAGACTTGAGTAGACTTTGAGATCCTCCTCAGTGAACCATGGTGGTAGAGGGGCAGATGGGTCAGCCAAGTCCATGATCTCCTGGTCGTCACTGGCTACTTGGAGCTCACTTCTACAGAAGAGCATGTAGATGTTTCTTATCACTGTCTTAACATCAAAGCGGCCAAAATCTGCTTCAGCTCGCCCTGGCTCCTGCAATTAGACAGGTATTAATGGTACTGAACATGGAAGTGAGCAATGTAAGAGGCtgaaaaagaagatgatgaaggcGAAAAACTGAACCTGCCACCTCAATATGTAGAAGCCTTTGGGAAGGAGATGCATTGGGATAACAGAAACACCCGGTAGCATGAAAGGGATACCTAATGTTACGACTCCAGACACCCTTTCAGGGTGGAGCACGGCTACATGGAATGCTGGAAAAGCTCCAGAGTCCTTCCCTACTAGAAAAGCCTGCTCCAACAATCCCACCATCATCAACAACTAGTTTATTAACTGTAAGCCTGaagattataaaattagtttacaAAAGATATTACATTGgttaatttaagttaaatgtaatcagaattaaattaaaatcaaatcaaattcctTGACTTGAGGAACTGGAATGAGTCTCTAACATGTCCCTGCAAGACGATAATCCTGTTCGAGATACCGATCTTGGTGcataaaaattggaattgaCGGGATGATAGAGGCTTTGTGAGACAAGCCAAAGGAGTAGTGAGCAACATGGCCTTGTACGCAATGATAGTCCGTCAAGTGCTCAAAGCTACTGCCAATGAACGGTTTCACGTGGAAAGATGCCCCTCGTACATTCCTCTATCCTTCAGTGATATGACGCCTCTGATCAAGACATTTACGCCCATACCAAACAGTAATGAACTTGTCCCTTTTTTTGGTACCCTAAAAAAAAGGTAATGActgtagaaaaaaaattacttttgcaaaaaaaagatcaaaaatGTATGTGGTGAAGATTTCATCCCTTTTTAATTGATtatccaaaaaattatttagaatggAAGCAGGTAAGGAAAACGAGACAATCAGACTGCAGAAATAAACGGCGGCCGGCGGGTACATATGATCTGATCGGTGACACTTTTCCGTTCCTCTAataaagtttttcttctctattttcccACTGTCTTTCACATTCCcggaaaaagaaaacatgaaagAGAACCAAAACCATCTGGGTTCGGTTCAGTCCCATCTCTCAGAACCCCATTTCTCTAATCTCCACCTTTGAAGACAGTTAAGCTACCGATTTGATTCAAAAGGTTCAACTACTAACAATTGTTGAAATCAAATCAACACCATCCTTGCAGTCTCATACCCACACATGAGATCATGGATAAACAGattctgaaaataaaaaatcagagaTCCAAACTCAAACTAAAAACCCCAAGTTACCAAACGAACACCGAATTCACCCTTGAAGATCAGTTCAAAGTTTTTTGAAATCTTATTGATGGCTTCTTATATAGTACCTTACTGATGCCGAAACTGTCCATAATTCCAATGACATCAACCACAAGATCATCAAAAGACGCCTTCTCAGGCTCAGGAGGCTGCTGGGAGAGCCCATAGCCCCTGAAATCAAAGGCAATGGCTCGGTATCCAGCAGCTGCAGCAGCAATCATTTGGTGCCTCCATGAATACCATATTTCAGGGAAACCATGCAGGAACAGCACCACCTTAGGACCTGCAGAGTGACTTCTTTTAGATTAAAGGatgcaaaaaaattaaagtaactTCAAATGGTGTCAAAGCATAAGGTTTGTTCTTCACCTGTGCCCAACTCAGCCACATGAAGCTTCAGTCCGCTCacttcaacatacttatgctgTATCTGCTCCATCTTTCCTTTTGGGTCTCTTCTTTTTCTGAGAGATTTATCGGAAGCCCTTTCTGTAGAGAAGTGGGGATGACTTTCGatgcttttaattttaaatcatttttttttccattcacttttctttccttctactcaAAACTTtttgaaccaaacatagctttcatattttatatttgatttataaaaataaaatgtatattaTAAATCCAATTAATTAGTACTCCATGTAATTGTAGATCTTGAATATTTGGGAAAGAAGTTGTAGGCCAAATAAATGATAATCCAAACAAGTCATTAAATGCCCCAAAATTTGGTGAGTTGGTGGGGGTAGTAACTAAGAAGTCTGCCTTCTTGGTTTTCTCCGCCCCTAGAAATGGGTTGGTTTCTTCCATGTTCAGAGGTTAAAGCTTTCAAGTACGCTTTTTTGGTTGTCTCATGTTTGTTAAAAGAGACAACCATCActtgatttaattaatatgcATGATGGGTTAGTGAGAGGCTTTGGAGGGTTAATGTCTTGggagtaataataataataataataataataataataataataataataataataataataataataataatagcttttagcttaaaatattttttgctaATAACACTTATTCTATCAAAAGTGCTTTTATGATAAAGTAATTAgtgtttaaatatttaataatgttttaaaaaacaaagggTTGTATGCTACATTCCATAGGAATGAAGCGCTCCTAAAAAGGAATCTATTGATTTTCTCCCAATTGGTTGAACCtcaaggttatgtttggtttggaaaatgttaaggaaaggaaaaaaaaaatcatgtggaaaattgttttattagtTTGGGcgacatgaaaaatatgatgaaaaaaaatataaagaaaaatattaaagaaaatatcataatattttccctactattttccttaaaaaataatgaggaaaataaaagaaaagataaggGAAAAGTTGGGGGAAATTTTATTGGGCTCGTGAAGCATCTCCTCCCTCTTCCCCACCTCCTTGGTTAGCTCCTCCACCCTGGCCTTCAGCTCTGCATCGGATCGCTCCAGCTTTGCCACCTTA comes from the Vitis vinifera cultivar Pinot Noir 40024 chromosome 12, ASM3070453v1 genome and includes:
- the LOC109121449 gene encoding uncharacterized protein LOC109121449; the encoded protein is MEQIQHKYVEVSGLKLHVAELGTGPKVVLFLHGFPEIWYSWRHQMIAAAAAGYRAIAFDFRGYGLSQQPPEPEKASFDDLVVDVIGIMDSFGISKAFLVGKDSGAFPAFHVAVLHPERVSGVVTLGIPFMLPGVSVIPMHLLPKGFYILRWQEPGRAEADFGRFDVKTVIRNIYMLFCRSELQVASDDQEIMDLADPSAPLPPWFTEEDLKVYSSLYENSGFRTPLQVPYRTLGIDCGVKDPKITAPGMLIMGEKDYVLKFPGMEEYIRSEKVKEFMPNLEIIFHEEGNHFVQEQFPEEVNQLVITFLNKHST